In the genome of Deinococcus deserti VCD115, one region contains:
- the aguB gene encoding N-carbamoylputrescine amidase — protein sequence MSRTPDTVKLAAVQMHVTDQLEDNVARAEAHVRDAARQGAQVVLLPELFENLYFCQVEREDYFGLAHPIEGHPFIGRFQNLAQELGVVLPLSYFEAAGQAHYNSLVCIDADGSLLGNYRKTHIPDGPGYEEKYYFNPGDTGFKIWPTRYGRVGVGICWDQWYPETARVMMLQGADFLLYPTAIGSEPAEVETPNSHHMWQRAMVGHAVSNSTYVGAANRIGTERVGDLEQTYYGHTFVSDYTGEIVAELGEQEEGALVHDLHLAEAKKFRAGMGFFRDRRPELYGALLTTDGVTRRG from the coding sequence ATGAGCCGTACTCCTGACACCGTGAAGCTGGCCGCCGTGCAGATGCACGTGACCGATCAGCTCGAAGACAACGTGGCCCGCGCCGAGGCGCACGTGCGCGACGCTGCAAGGCAGGGTGCGCAGGTGGTGCTGCTTCCGGAGCTGTTCGAGAACCTGTACTTCTGCCAGGTGGAGCGTGAGGATTACTTCGGGCTGGCCCATCCCATCGAGGGCCACCCCTTTATCGGCCGCTTTCAGAATCTGGCGCAGGAGCTCGGCGTGGTGCTGCCGCTGTCGTACTTCGAGGCCGCCGGGCAGGCGCACTACAACTCGCTGGTGTGCATCGACGCGGACGGCTCTCTGCTGGGCAACTACCGCAAGACCCACATCCCCGACGGTCCCGGCTACGAGGAAAAGTATTACTTCAACCCGGGCGACACCGGCTTCAAGATCTGGCCGACGCGCTACGGCCGGGTGGGCGTGGGGATCTGCTGGGACCAGTGGTACCCCGAGACCGCCCGCGTGATGATGCTGCAGGGCGCCGACTTCCTGCTGTACCCCACCGCTATCGGCAGTGAGCCGGCCGAGGTCGAGACCCCCAACAGCCACCACATGTGGCAGCGGGCCATGGTGGGCCACGCGGTCAGCAACTCCACGTACGTGGGTGCGGCCAACCGGATCGGCACCGAGCGGGTTGGTGACCTGGAACAGACCTACTATGGGCATACCTTCGTCAGCGACTACACCGGCGAGATCGTGGCCGAACTGGGCGAGCAGGAAGAAGGCGCGCTGGTGCACGACCTCCACCTGGCTGAAGCGAAAAAGTTCCGCGCCGGCATGGGATTTTTCCGGGACCGCCGCCCTGAGCTGTACGGCGCCCTGCTGACCACCGACGGTGTCACCCGCCGGGGCTGA
- a CDS encoding cytochrome P450, whose product MTTPVPQQAPAHLAIQALWHPEAVHNPYPGYERVRALSHEGLLPVPEWNATFVTGHAATSTLLRSPAARSGGMVAQAPGDTEAMRLLKPMMLFHDGAGHARLRGLVQAAFTPRVVTEQRELVRALLGELLGALPREAETDLVAGLAAPLPARVIMHMLGLHGDDEARFIRWTQSVADLLGGADQSAELMARIEADAREMRQYFRGLADELRASPRPGLLSALAAAQDGGERLSSDELLSNAVLLLAAGHETTSNLIPGGLLELSRQPEAWAALVMQPDHPNVADELLRVVSPVQYDGRSLAEPVTLQNVRLPAGSHAQLLLGAANRDPQVFPEPDRIRWDRSNSARHLAFAAGAHYCLGASLARLEIRETFAALATRFPNLTVTDQAPPFKANPVLRGVTRLNVRLSG is encoded by the coding sequence ATGACCACACCAGTTCCGCAGCAGGCTCCGGCACATCTGGCCATCCAGGCCCTGTGGCACCCGGAGGCCGTGCACAACCCGTACCCCGGCTATGAGCGGGTCCGGGCACTGTCCCATGAGGGCCTGTTGCCTGTCCCGGAGTGGAACGCGACCTTCGTGACCGGCCACGCGGCCACCAGCACCCTGCTGCGCTCCCCGGCGGCCCGCAGCGGAGGCATGGTTGCCCAGGCTCCCGGGGACACTGAGGCGATGCGGCTGCTCAAGCCCATGATGCTGTTCCACGACGGCGCAGGGCATGCACGCCTGCGGGGGCTGGTGCAGGCGGCCTTTACGCCCCGGGTGGTGACCGAACAGCGCGAGCTGGTCCGTGCGCTGCTGGGAGAGCTGCTCGGCGCCCTGCCGCGCGAGGCCGAAACCGATCTGGTGGCAGGTCTGGCCGCACCGCTGCCCGCACGCGTCATCATGCACATGCTGGGCCTGCACGGCGACGACGAGGCCCGCTTTATCCGCTGGACCCAGAGCGTGGCCGACCTGCTGGGTGGCGCCGACCAGAGCGCGGAACTGATGGCGAGAATCGAGGCCGACGCCCGTGAGATGCGCCAGTACTTCCGCGGGCTGGCCGATGAGCTGCGCGCCTCACCGCGCCCGGGGCTGCTGAGTGCCCTGGCAGCCGCCCAGGACGGCGGCGAGCGCCTGAGCAGCGACGAGCTGCTGTCCAATGCGGTGCTGCTGCTGGCCGCCGGTCACGAGACCACCAGCAACCTCATTCCGGGTGGTCTGCTCGAGCTCTCGCGCCAGCCTGAAGCCTGGGCCGCCCTGGTCATGCAGCCGGACCACCCCAACGTTGCAGACGAACTGCTGCGCGTGGTGTCACCGGTGCAGTACGACGGCCGGTCCCTGGCGGAACCTGTGACCCTTCAGAACGTGCGCCTGCCAGCAGGCAGCCACGCCCAGCTGCTCCTGGGGGCTGCCAACCGTGACCCGCAGGTCTTCCCGGAGCCGGACCGTATCCGCTGGGACCGGTCCAACAGCGCCCGCCATCTGGCGTTCGCCGCCGGTGCCCATTACTGCCTGGGCGCCAGCCTGGCCCGACTGGAAATCCGCGAGACCTTCGCGGCCCTGGCCACCCGCTTTCCCAATCTCACCGTGACAGACCAGGCCCCGCCTTTCAAAGCCAACCCGGTGCTGCGCGGGGTCACCCGGTTGAATGTTCGTCTCAGCGGGTAA
- the truA gene encoding tRNA pseudouridine(38-40) synthase TruA: MDPLPDARPDFRPPAGYRRLRLTLAWDGGPYAGWQSQPNAPSVQDTLHAAFGRLGSGAFRPVAAGRTDAGVHAEAMPVHVDVPGGFRVPAPKLARALNAWLPPSVSVLEAFDAPAGFHARFSCTERRYVYRLLVSSQRHPLWHGRALHLPGALDAGAMNAAATYLTGTHDFAAFATQEDRQTVRELRVLRVVPEGPVWEVQVTGESFLRHMVRGLVGTLLLCGQGKLEPLAVRDVLAHRQRSQAGANVPAYGLYFTGASYPVPEGA; the protein is encoded by the coding sequence ATGGACCCCCTGCCCGACGCCCGGCCTGACTTCCGCCCGCCTGCGGGATACCGGCGATTACGGCTGACCCTGGCCTGGGACGGTGGGCCCTACGCCGGCTGGCAATCCCAGCCCAACGCGCCCAGTGTCCAGGACACGTTGCACGCGGCGTTCGGGCGGCTGGGGTCCGGGGCGTTCCGGCCGGTGGCGGCCGGCCGCACCGACGCGGGCGTGCACGCTGAAGCCATGCCGGTGCATGTCGATGTCCCCGGCGGCTTCCGGGTGCCGGCGCCAAAACTGGCACGCGCCCTGAACGCCTGGCTGCCGCCCAGCGTATCGGTGCTGGAAGCCTTTGATGCCCCGGCCGGGTTTCATGCGCGCTTTTCCTGCACCGAGCGGAGGTATGTTTACCGGCTGCTGGTCAGCTCACAGCGCCATCCCCTGTGGCATGGCCGGGCACTGCACCTGCCGGGCGCCCTTGACGCCGGGGCCATGAACGCTGCGGCCACCTACCTGACCGGCACACATGATTTCGCTGCCTTCGCCACACAGGAGGACCGGCAGACGGTGCGCGAACTGCGTGTCCTGCGGGTGGTGCCGGAAGGGCCAGTCTGGGAGGTCCAGGTGACTGGAGAGAGCTTTCTGCGCCATATGGTGCGTGGGCTGGTCGGAACGCTGCTGCTGTGCGGCCAGGGCAAGCTGGAGCCGCTGGCGGTTCGTGACGTGCTCGCGCACCGGCAGCGTTCGCAGGCAGGAGCGAACGTGCCGGCGTATGGCCTGTATTTCACCGGAGCGAGCTACCCGGTGCCAGAAGGTGCCTGA
- a CDS encoding M23 family metallopeptidase produces the protein MTALLPPRLLRPPARVLLMAALCTSLLTGAAEGATVYRVKPGDTLSAIAVRAGVSMASIKAVNPSLRNTDRLQLGHALRLPNRQVAARTHTVKGGQNLTVIARKYGLSLSQLLRANPKYAGGQPLWAGAKLTIPARRVAARTTGATVRTASVRVSSSPAAGGTWLWPVAGYHNVSSGFGERTLEGKHETHYGIDIVAPEGTLVRAARSGRVLESRPDFERGWGWTVVVEHPDGWITRYAHLSANLVRAGELVTRGQPVGRVGNTGRSTGPHLHYGTYLRWNPHDPMSLY, from the coding sequence GTGACTGCTCTGCTGCCCCCTCGCCTCCTGCGCCCCCCGGCGCGGGTTCTGTTGATGGCCGCCCTGTGTACCTCGCTGCTGACTGGCGCAGCCGAGGGTGCCACCGTCTACCGCGTGAAACCGGGTGACACCCTCAGCGCCATTGCCGTGCGCGCCGGCGTGAGCATGGCGAGCATAAAGGCCGTCAACCCTTCGCTGCGCAATACCGATCGCCTTCAGCTGGGGCATGCCCTGCGGCTTCCCAACCGGCAGGTGGCCGCCCGCACCCATACCGTGAAAGGAGGCCAGAACCTCACGGTTATTGCCCGCAAATACGGCCTGAGTCTGTCGCAGCTGCTGCGGGCCAATCCGAAGTACGCCGGGGGCCAGCCGCTGTGGGCCGGCGCGAAGCTCACCATTCCGGCCCGCCGGGTCGCGGCGCGCACGACCGGTGCGACGGTGCGCACCGCCAGTGTGCGCGTCAGCAGCTCGCCCGCTGCTGGCGGAACCTGGCTGTGGCCGGTGGCGGGCTACCACAATGTCAGCAGCGGCTTCGGAGAGCGCACCCTGGAAGGGAAGCACGAAACCCATTACGGCATCGATATCGTGGCGCCTGAAGGAACCCTGGTCCGCGCCGCGCGCTCAGGCCGGGTCCTGGAGTCGCGGCCGGATTTCGAGCGCGGCTGGGGCTGGACAGTTGTTGTCGAGCATCCGGACGGCTGGATCACCCGCTACGCGCATCTCAGCGCCAACCTGGTTCGCGCCGGCGAATTGGTAACGCGCGGTCAGCCGGTGGGCCGGGTCGGTAATACAGGGCGAAGCACGGGCCCGCACCTACATTACGGGACGTACCTGCGCTGGAACCCCCACGACCCCATGAGTCTGTACTGA
- the surE gene encoding 5'/3'-nucleotidase SurE, whose product MTATNKKKVLVANDDGVFSPGIKALGQAMAQIADVVVVAPDVEQSAVGHGITIRRPLRFKHTASAGFGDIPAYRVDGTPTDCVVMGVHLLGTPDLIVSGINIGPNLGDDLTHSGTVAAAIEGLALGLPSIAFSQQAAPSGEYDFEASAAYAVRLAQQVLARGLPPRVLLNVNFPHGVPKGVRVTRVGEHRWEDTIVTREDPEGREYHWVAGTSRARDAHDEQTDYGAVQAGYISVTPVRLDLTARDLLDEVSGYVPALEMQTD is encoded by the coding sequence ATGACCGCAACGAATAAAAAAAAGGTGTTGGTAGCCAACGACGACGGCGTGTTCTCACCTGGAATCAAGGCTCTGGGTCAGGCAATGGCGCAGATTGCGGATGTGGTGGTGGTGGCGCCGGACGTGGAACAGTCAGCGGTGGGGCACGGCATTACCATCCGGCGCCCGCTGCGCTTCAAGCACACGGCCTCAGCAGGGTTCGGGGACATTCCGGCCTACCGGGTGGACGGCACGCCGACTGACTGTGTGGTGATGGGCGTGCACCTGCTGGGCACCCCGGACCTGATTGTCAGTGGGATCAACATCGGCCCCAACCTTGGGGATGACCTGACCCACAGCGGGACCGTCGCGGCCGCCATCGAGGGGCTGGCGCTGGGCCTGCCAAGCATCGCCTTCAGCCAGCAGGCCGCGCCTTCCGGCGAGTATGACTTCGAGGCTTCGGCCGCTTACGCAGTACGTCTCGCTCAGCAGGTGCTGGCCCGGGGTCTGCCCCCACGTGTGCTGCTGAACGTGAATTTTCCTCACGGCGTCCCTAAGGGTGTGCGCGTAACGCGTGTCGGTGAGCACCGCTGGGAGGACACCATCGTGACCCGTGAGGACCCCGAAGGCCGCGAGTACCACTGGGTTGCCGGAACCAGCCGCGCCCGCGATGCCCACGACGAGCAGACTGACTACGGCGCTGTTCAGGCGGGATACATCAGTGTGACGCCGGTCCGCCTGGACCTGACGGCGCGGGACCTGCTGGATGAGGTCAGCGGTTACGTGCCTGCCCTGGAAATGCAGACCGACTGA
- a CDS encoding sulfurtransferase: protein MTAAPPGSPLTRADWLVAHLNDSRVRVLDCRYALSDPLLGRIAYLEGHVPGAVYADLETDLSGPVQPGGTGGRHPLPAPEVLAAWLGQAGIGNDSVVVCYDDPSGGQGFYAARAWWLLRWLGHREVSVLDGGWPAYLAAGGPVSTEDPTHPPARFIPEVQADFVASADEVAARDRATLLIDSRAASRYRGETEPLDRKAGHIPGAVNRDWSGALHPDGTFRSAGEQASRLQAGEQATITYCGSGVSATPNLLARELAGIPLGPHNRLYAGSWSDWVSDDSRPVATGDEDSGA, encoded by the coding sequence ATGACTGCTGCCCCGCCAGGTTCCCCACTGACCCGCGCTGACTGGCTGGTTGCCCACCTGAACGACTCCCGCGTGCGGGTGCTGGACTGCCGGTATGCCCTGAGTGATCCGCTGCTGGGGCGCATCGCCTACCTGGAAGGCCATGTGCCCGGCGCCGTCTACGCAGATCTGGAAACGGACCTGAGTGGCCCAGTGCAGCCCGGCGGCACAGGCGGGCGGCATCCTCTGCCGGCCCCCGAGGTGCTTGCGGCGTGGTTGGGACAGGCAGGGATTGGCAACGACAGCGTGGTGGTTTGTTATGACGATCCCTCTGGCGGCCAGGGCTTTTATGCCGCGCGCGCGTGGTGGCTGCTGCGCTGGCTGGGTCACCGGGAAGTCAGCGTGCTGGATGGCGGCTGGCCCGCTTATCTGGCTGCTGGCGGTCCGGTGAGCACTGAAGACCCCACGCACCCTCCTGCCCGCTTCATCCCTGAGGTTCAGGCTGACTTCGTGGCCAGCGCCGACGAGGTGGCTGCGCGTGACCGCGCCACACTGCTGATCGACTCGCGCGCCGCATCACGGTACCGCGGAGAGACAGAGCCTCTGGACCGCAAGGCCGGCCATATTCCTGGCGCGGTGAACCGCGATTGGAGCGGCGCACTGCACCCTGATGGCACGTTCCGTTCCGCAGGAGAACAGGCCAGCCGGCTCCAGGCGGGAGAACAGGCCACCATCACCTACTGCGGCAGCGGGGTGAGTGCCACGCCGAATCTGCTGGCCCGCGAACTGGCCGGCATACCGCTTGGGCCGCACAACCGCCTGTATGCCGGCTCCTGGAGTGACTGGGTCAGCGATGACAGCCGGCCAGTGGCTACCGGAGATGAGGACTCCGGAGCGTGA
- the xseA gene encoding exodeoxyribonuclease VII large subunit produces the protein MTGRKRKKDTARPPEQFLELADVLTYVGQVIARGVPGGVWVRAELVSVTDRRHLYLDLVQLEDGVEVARCRATIWARERFSLEGKFRKATGGTLTAGVKVLLFCTAEFHAQYGFSLNVIDIAPEFTLGDAALKLGALRQALLLEGVYGLNRLLPAPSDFTRVAVIAPVEAAGLGDFRREADALEAAGLVRFEYLEATFQGREASASLTRAVEQARSMHVQEPLDALVVIRGGGAVTDLAWLNDLDFARALATFPAPVITGLGHARDDTLPDEVASIRTDTPSKAAALIVRTVVQAAAQAQEDARTIRAHATQLLLDADAGATWAVDRAVQAARRATDHAQAQTDALMRQALGLTPARTLARGYALVRDADGQPVTRAAQVGEAQDLTLEFHDGAVQVRSREG, from the coding sequence ATGACCGGTCGCAAACGCAAGAAGGATACGGCCCGCCCCCCCGAGCAGTTTCTGGAACTGGCCGACGTGCTGACCTACGTCGGACAGGTCATTGCGCGGGGAGTACCGGGCGGCGTGTGGGTACGCGCCGAACTGGTCAGCGTGACCGACCGCCGTCACCTGTACCTGGATCTGGTGCAGCTTGAAGACGGTGTGGAGGTGGCCAGGTGCCGCGCCACCATCTGGGCCCGTGAGCGCTTCAGTCTGGAAGGCAAGTTCCGAAAAGCCACCGGTGGAACCCTGACTGCCGGGGTGAAGGTATTGCTGTTCTGTACGGCTGAATTTCATGCCCAGTACGGGTTTTCGCTGAATGTGATTGACATTGCTCCGGAATTTACGCTGGGGGACGCGGCGCTGAAACTCGGCGCCCTGCGGCAGGCCCTGTTGCTTGAAGGGGTCTATGGGCTCAACCGCCTGCTGCCGGCCCCCTCCGATTTCACCCGGGTGGCGGTGATTGCCCCGGTGGAGGCAGCCGGACTGGGTGATTTCCGCCGGGAAGCAGACGCGCTGGAGGCCGCCGGACTGGTTCGGTTCGAATATCTGGAAGCCACTTTCCAGGGCCGTGAAGCCTCAGCCAGCCTGACCCGCGCCGTGGAACAGGCGCGGAGTATGCATGTCCAGGAACCTCTGGACGCCCTGGTCGTGATCCGGGGCGGCGGCGCCGTGACGGACCTGGCGTGGCTCAATGACCTGGACTTTGCGCGCGCCCTGGCCACCTTTCCGGCGCCGGTGATCACTGGTCTGGGTCACGCCCGCGACGACACCCTGCCCGACGAGGTGGCGTCGATTCGCACCGACACTCCCAGCAAGGCCGCTGCCCTGATTGTTCGCACGGTGGTGCAGGCGGCTGCGCAGGCCCAGGAGGACGCCCGGACTATCCGCGCCCACGCCACTCAACTGCTGCTGGACGCTGACGCAGGTGCGACGTGGGCGGTGGACCGGGCCGTACAGGCTGCGCGCCGGGCCACCGATCACGCCCAGGCCCAGACCGACGCCCTGATGCGGCAGGCCCTGGGCCTCACGCCCGCCCGCACGCTGGCCCGGGGTTACGCGCTGGTGCGCGACGCGGACGGGCAGCCGGTCACGCGCGCCGCACAGGTAGGAGAAGCCCAGGATCTCACGCTGGAATTTCACGACGGCGCGGTGCAGGTGCGGTCCAGGGAAGGGTAA
- the crcB gene encoding fluoride efflux transporter CrcB, which produces MWLWVMLGGALGAAARYGVMLGLAPLVRSGFPVPTLLINVVGSFLLGLTVALVGRGVWPEAARLAFGTGFLGAFTTFSTFSVELDSLTARGLGALALLYVILSVSLGVLAAVAGRLLGDRLGGAP; this is translated from the coding sequence ATGTGGCTGTGGGTGATGCTGGGCGGAGCACTGGGGGCGGCGGCCCGCTACGGCGTGATGCTGGGTCTGGCACCGCTGGTACGCTCGGGCTTTCCGGTGCCGACCCTGCTGATCAACGTGGTGGGCTCGTTTCTGCTGGGCCTGACGGTAGCGCTGGTGGGCCGGGGGGTGTGGCCTGAAGCAGCCCGTCTGGCCTTCGGCACGGGGTTTCTCGGGGCCTTCACCACCTTCAGTACCTTCAGCGTGGAACTCGATAGCCTGACGGCGCGGGGGTTAGGAGCGCTGGCCCTGCTGTACGTCATCCTGAGCGTGAGCCTGGGTGTGCTGGCGGCTGTGGCTGGCCGGCTTCTTGGAGACCGGCTGGGAGGCGCCCCATGA
- a CDS encoding magnesium transporter CorA family protein, giving the protein MIRARLLANGQEFDWQGQTSGIWVDAQAATDTELAQLRAAFPLNRLALEDVLEVGHWSRAEQYPEHAFITVRSYARPDTDDEFTERLSIFVFSDAVLTLSSHGTLALAQVWPMANGREALNSPHEVTYELLDHTADTFFTLADTLEAQVDKLEERVFRNEQKNPVADVFELKHLITQARRLANEAREATVLLSRYATATPADLVRYRDVQDSFTRAVNRFEGLREYLTSLLDLHLSLQSQRMNEVMRTLTAVSVIFLPLTFLAGVWGMNFEHMPELRSPFGYAFAWSSFLLIGGLLAAYFKRRGWW; this is encoded by the coding sequence ATGATCCGCGCACGCCTGTTGGCCAACGGCCAGGAATTTGACTGGCAGGGACAGACCAGCGGCATATGGGTGGACGCGCAGGCCGCGACCGACACCGAACTGGCCCAGTTGCGAGCGGCCTTTCCCCTGAACCGGCTGGCCCTGGAGGACGTGCTGGAGGTAGGCCACTGGAGCCGCGCCGAGCAGTACCCGGAACATGCCTTTATTACCGTTCGCAGCTACGCGCGCCCCGATACCGACGACGAATTCACTGAGCGCCTCAGCATTTTCGTCTTCAGCGACGCCGTACTGACCCTGAGCAGCCACGGGACACTGGCCCTGGCGCAGGTCTGGCCGATGGCCAACGGCCGGGAGGCCCTCAACAGCCCGCATGAGGTGACCTACGAACTACTTGACCATACAGCGGACACCTTTTTTACTCTGGCCGATACGCTTGAGGCGCAGGTCGACAAGCTGGAGGAACGGGTCTTCCGGAACGAACAGAAAAATCCGGTGGCCGACGTGTTCGAGCTCAAACACCTGATCACGCAGGCCCGCCGGCTGGCCAATGAAGCCCGCGAGGCCACAGTCCTGCTGAGCCGGTACGCCACGGCCACACCCGCCGATCTAGTGCGTTACCGCGACGTGCAGGACAGCTTCACACGGGCAGTCAACCGCTTTGAGGGTCTGCGCGAATACCTGACCAGCCTGCTTGACCTGCACCTGAGCTTACAAAGCCAGCGGATGAACGAGGTGATGCGGACGCTGACGGCCGTCAGCGTGATTTTTCTGCCTCTGACCTTTCTGGCAGGAGTCTGGGGCATGAACTTCGAGCACATGCCGGAGTTGCGCAGCCCCTTCGGCTATGCGTTTGCCTGGAGCAGCTTTCTGCTGATCGGCGGACTGCTTGCGGCGTACTTCAAACGTCGTGGGTGGTGGTAG
- a CDS encoding YbfB/YjiJ family MFS transporter: MTPQAGRGQTSGATRALLDMLALSLGGAVALGFARFAYALLLPVMRADLNWSFTLSGSMNAVNALGYLLGALSAGWLSGRVGLRRTFVAGMLLTAVSLLACALTSASGALLLWRLLAGLGGAWVFVSGGGLAALAARAHPEHSARLLGVFYGGAGIGIVLSALLLPPLLTGGWRGAWVALGATSLLCLALTLRALRRLPDRAPALPEGEGPTSLQPLGFTLAAYACFGVGYIAYMTFIVAFLRSLGAEALVTPFWTLLGVCVMINPFVWGPLMTRAAGARAMSLLMLLLCAGAALPLIAPYPAALLLSAVLFGLSFLAVVTFTTVITRRALPEYAWARGIAVFTSVFALGQVAGPLLTGLAADSAGGLRLGLALSAAVLLLGAGLALGQPAQAPTTTHDV, translated from the coding sequence TTGACGCCGCAGGCAGGCAGGGGGCAGACATCCGGGGCAACCCGGGCGCTGCTGGACATGCTGGCGCTGTCGCTGGGCGGCGCAGTGGCGCTGGGATTCGCCCGCTTTGCCTACGCCCTGCTGCTGCCGGTCATGCGCGCTGACCTGAACTGGAGTTTCACCCTATCGGGCAGCATGAACGCGGTCAACGCGCTGGGTTACCTGCTGGGTGCCCTGAGCGCCGGCTGGCTTTCGGGCCGCGTCGGGCTGCGGCGCACCTTTGTGGCGGGCATGCTGCTCACGGCGGTGTCGCTGCTGGCCTGCGCCCTGACCTCCGCCAGCGGAGCGCTGCTGCTCTGGCGGCTGCTGGCCGGTCTCGGGGGTGCCTGGGTGTTCGTCAGCGGGGGCGGGCTCGCGGCGCTGGCCGCGCGCGCTCATCCGGAACACAGCGCCCGACTGCTGGGAGTGTTCTACGGCGGGGCCGGCATAGGCATTGTGCTGTCGGCGTTGCTGCTGCCCCCGCTGCTGACGGGTGGCTGGCGCGGAGCATGGGTGGCCCTGGGAGCCACATCCCTGCTGTGTCTGGCGCTGACCCTACGTGCCCTGAGGCGCCTGCCAGACCGGGCACCCGCCCTGCCGGAAGGCGAGGGACCCACCTCCCTGCAGCCACTCGGGTTCACCCTGGCCGCCTACGCCTGCTTCGGAGTGGGGTACATCGCCTACATGACCTTCATCGTGGCGTTCCTGCGCTCGCTGGGCGCAGAGGCTCTGGTCACGCCCTTTTGGACGCTGCTGGGCGTGTGCGTGATGATCAACCCGTTCGTGTGGGGCCCACTGATGACGCGCGCCGCCGGGGCGCGGGCCATGAGCCTGCTGATGCTGCTGCTCTGTGCCGGTGCAGCCTTGCCGCTGATCGCGCCATATCCGGCTGCACTGCTGCTGTCGGCCGTGCTGTTCGGACTGAGCTTCCTGGCCGTGGTGACCTTCACCACCGTGATCACCCGGCGCGCCCTGCCGGAGTACGCCTGGGCGCGGGGCATCGCTGTATTCACCAGTGTTTTTGCCCTGGGGCAGGTGGCCGGACCGCTGCTGACCGGCCTGGCCGCGGACAGTGCGGGTGGCCTGCGGCTTGGGCTGGCTCTCAGCGCAGCAGTACTGCTGCTCGGCGCAGGCCTGGCGCTGGGACAACCGGCGCAGGCGCCTACCACCACCCACGACGTTTGA
- a CDS encoding dihydrofolate reductase gives MSVKPELVAIVAMTENRVIGKDGGMPWHLPADLAHFRRLSVGKPNIMGRKVYDSLGQALPGRTNIVLTRNRGFQAPGCQVVHTPQEALDAAGDAPEIAILGGEEIYRLYLEQLTRVEMTLIHTSLEGDTFFPELSGQWEVTAERERPADEKNRYDLTFRTLIRRS, from the coding sequence ATGTCGGTTAAGCCGGAGCTGGTTGCCATCGTCGCCATGACCGAAAACCGTGTGATCGGCAAAGATGGCGGCATGCCCTGGCACCTGCCGGCCGACCTGGCGCACTTCCGGCGGCTCAGCGTGGGCAAGCCGAACATCATGGGCCGCAAGGTGTACGACTCGCTGGGGCAGGCGCTGCCGGGGCGCACCAACATCGTGCTGACCCGCAATCGCGGCTTTCAGGCGCCCGGGTGTCAGGTGGTGCATACGCCGCAGGAAGCCCTTGACGCTGCTGGAGATGCTCCCGAGATCGCCATCCTGGGTGGTGAGGAGATCTACCGCCTGTACCTGGAGCAGCTCACGCGCGTGGAGATGACCCTGATTCATACCAGCCTGGAAGGCGACACTTTCTTTCCTGAGCTGAGCGGCCAGTGGGAAGTCACGGCTGAACGTGAGCGCCCCGCCGACGAGAAGAACCGCTACGACCTGACTTTCCGCACCCTGATCCGCCGGAGCTGA
- a CDS encoding dCMP deaminase family protein, whose product MTRPSFDDLGLATARLWASRSADSKVQVGACILDRHHRVVGVGYNGRAAGEPNERESLDQGHSGFIHAEVNALLAANWNGEGHTLYVTHEPCATCARLIVNSRRVGRVAFASPYSETSRVQSGLPSGAEILRSAGIEVQHVG is encoded by the coding sequence GTGACGCGTCCAAGCTTCGACGATCTGGGGCTGGCCACCGCGCGGCTGTGGGCTTCCCGCAGCGCGGACTCGAAGGTGCAGGTGGGCGCGTGCATCCTGGACCGGCATCACCGGGTGGTGGGTGTGGGGTACAACGGCCGCGCCGCTGGCGAACCCAACGAGCGCGAGAGTCTGGATCAGGGGCACAGCGGGTTTATTCACGCAGAGGTCAACGCCCTGCTGGCCGCCAACTGGAACGGCGAGGGACACACCCTGTACGTCACCCACGAGCCCTGCGCCACCTGCGCCCGCCTGATTGTCAATTCACGCCGGGTGGGCCGGGTGGCCTTTGCCTCGCCGTACAGCGAGACCAGCCGCGTGCAGTCGGGCCTGCCCAGCGGGGCAGAGATTCTGCGTTCCGCAGGAATCGAGGTGCAGCATGTCGGTTAA